In Flavivirga abyssicola, the following are encoded in one genomic region:
- a CDS encoding serine hydrolase domain-containing protein produces the protein MKKLLLILLLVTTTGFSQSTNYKQLDSFLELLYQNNKVMGSLSILQKGESVYNKSVGFQYIDQNDSKLATVANKYRIGSITKTFTATLIFQLVDEGKIKLGDKLSVYFPKVANASNITIANLLNHSSGLFNITNDEDFQTWMLEPTTQADMLSRILKYDVIFQPGVKHEYSNTNYVLLGYILEKIENKSYKAILEERIVDKLDLDNTYYGSNIDITDKECLSYYFENEAWHEDNQTHMSVPGGAGSIVSNPSDLVVFIDALFNNKLMTKESFALMTRIENECGSGIFSMKKNGITFFGHNGGIDSFLSMLIYIPKLEIAIALNTNALDFDPMSIIFNAVNAVTGKDIIIPNFDTIELTEEEIKQYAGVYESKELPFKLVFEAHGKTLIGGTECSNLLELSARPKIEFTTLNNSGVVLDFDIKNKIVILKNSGHAPKTFIKKQ, from the coding sequence ATGAAAAAACTACTATTAATACTACTATTAGTAACAACAACAGGTTTCTCTCAAAGTACTAATTATAAACAATTGGATTCCTTTCTAGAGTTATTATATCAAAATAATAAAGTTATGGGAAGTTTATCTATTCTGCAAAAAGGAGAATCCGTTTATAATAAATCTGTGGGCTTTCAGTACATCGATCAGAACGACAGTAAATTAGCAACAGTAGCTAATAAATATAGAATAGGTTCTATTACAAAAACATTTACCGCAACATTAATTTTCCAGTTGGTAGATGAGGGAAAAATCAAATTAGGGGATAAGCTATCTGTTTATTTTCCGAAGGTTGCAAATGCATCAAACATCACTATTGCCAATTTATTAAATCATAGCAGTGGCTTATTTAATATCACTAATGATGAGGACTTCCAAACTTGGATGCTAGAGCCAACAACCCAAGCAGATATGTTGTCGAGAATTCTAAAATATGATGTTATTTTCCAACCAGGAGTAAAGCATGAGTACAGTAATACTAATTATGTGTTGCTAGGATATATTTTGGAAAAAATAGAGAACAAATCGTATAAAGCAATTTTAGAAGAAAGAATTGTAGATAAACTTGATTTAGATAACACGTATTATGGTAGTAACATAGATATAACAGATAAAGAATGTTTGTCTTATTATTTTGAGAATGAAGCATGGCATGAAGATAATCAAACCCATATGAGTGTTCCTGGAGGCGCAGGGAGTATCGTATCTAATCCTTCAGATTTAGTTGTTTTTATAGATGCGTTATTTAATAATAAATTAATGACCAAAGAAAGTTTCGCTTTAATGACTAGAATTGAGAATGAATGTGGTAGTGGCATTTTTAGCATGAAAAAGAACGGAATAACATTTTTTGGACATAATGGCGGGATCGATTCCTTTCTGTCTATGTTAATATATATACCAAAATTAGAAATTGCAATAGCTTTAAATACTAATGCACTGGATTTTGATCCGATGTCTATCATATTTAATGCCGTGAATGCAGTAACGGGTAAAGATATAATAATACCCAATTTTGACACTATTGAGTTAACAGAAGAAGAGATAAAGCAATACGCAGGGGTTTATGAGAGTAAGGAGCTTCCTTTCAAACTGGTATTCGAGGCTCATGGAAAAACATTAATAGGTGGAACGGAGTGTTCTAATTTACTAGAGCTATCAGCCAGACCAAAAATAGAGTTTACTACACTAAATAATTCGGGGGTTGTTTTAGACTTCGATATTAAAAATAAAATAGTCATACTTAAAAACTCGGGACATGCGCCCAAAACATTCATTAAAAAACAATAA
- a CDS encoding sensor histidine kinase, with protein MLTRQFFFNKIGQLLLHVIFWCGVLLFYTYFFGFDSVDFSYVLSFSLFLMPITIATTYVFIYELIPSYLITKKYFLFGLYSLYTVIISSYLIVISVFYGLIYLSHFRYANMAPISRNLFFVATAVYLVVIVVSGFKMLKLNLKHIEQANKLENKILETQLKLKEQQLNYLKMQIHPHFLFNTLNTMYGFALKKADEAPEMILKLSNLLDYLLYKVDKPFVLLTDDIDHIKDYIELEKMRFNNTLDVIFLTEQISENIMIAPMLLLPFIENSFKHGTIKNGLLTIKITLTCRDKNIYFNIENTSTQPETYKNGIGLENIQKRLDLLYKDHYTLHITKDSDLFKVNLILNTNTTE; from the coding sequence ATGCTAACAAGACAATTCTTTTTTAACAAAATAGGTCAGTTATTACTCCATGTTATATTTTGGTGTGGTGTCCTTTTGTTCTACACCTATTTTTTTGGTTTTGATAGCGTTGATTTTAGCTATGTATTATCGTTTTCACTGTTTTTAATGCCTATAACTATTGCTACTACTTATGTTTTTATTTACGAACTCATACCTAGTTATCTTATAACAAAAAAATACTTTCTATTTGGTCTATATAGCTTATACACCGTTATAATCTCTTCTTACCTCATAGTTATCTCGGTATTTTATGGATTAATCTATTTATCCCATTTTCGATATGCAAACATGGCACCAATTAGTAGAAATTTATTTTTTGTTGCCACTGCGGTATACTTGGTCGTTATTGTAGTAAGCGGGTTTAAAATGTTAAAACTTAATTTAAAACACATTGAACAAGCTAATAAACTAGAAAATAAAATTTTAGAAACGCAACTTAAACTAAAAGAACAGCAGCTTAATTATTTAAAGATGCAGATTCATCCTCATTTTTTATTCAACACATTAAATACCATGTATGGTTTTGCTTTAAAAAAAGCGGATGAAGCACCAGAAATGATCTTAAAACTCTCTAACTTATTAGATTATTTACTTTATAAAGTAGACAAACCTTTTGTTTTACTAACTGACGACATTGATCATATTAAAGATTATATAGAGTTAGAAAAAATGCGGTTTAATAATACGTTGGATGTTATTTTTTTAACGGAACAGATCTCCGAAAATATTATGATAGCTCCCATGCTATTATTGCCTTTTATAGAAAACAGTTTTAAACATGGTACTATTAAAAATGGTTTGTTAACCATTAAAATAACGTTAACTTGTAGAGATAAAAACATCTATTTTAATATTGAAAATACAAGCACACAACCTGAAACTTATAAAAATGGCATTGGGTTGGAAAATATACAAAAGCGATTGGATTTACTATATAAAGATCATTATACATTACATATTACTAAGGATAGTGATCTTTTTAAAGTGAATTTAATTTTAAATACCAATACCACAGAATAA
- a CDS encoding LytR/AlgR family response regulator transcription factor — protein MLQNKNISCLIIDDELIAREVIETHLKKMPDIKTIASCGNAIEAFSYIRNNHIDLIFLDINMPEISGISFAKSINKDIKIIFTTAYRDYAVEGFELQAVDYLLKPISFNRLLKAINNYFEIYSEAKHETIQNVDSNDFMFVRSDRRMIKIDFEAIIFIESYSDYIKIHLADNTIVTRETISAIEAKLPAKKFIRIHRSYIISINNIVSFTNEEIVINNKSLPISRSYKKEVLQILERF, from the coding sequence TTGTTACAAAACAAAAACATATCGTGCCTTATTATCGATGATGAACTCATAGCCAGAGAGGTTATAGAAACCCATCTAAAAAAAATGCCCGATATTAAAACCATTGCCAGCTGTGGTAATGCTATTGAAGCCTTTAGTTATATAAGAAATAACCATATCGATTTGATTTTTTTAGATATTAACATGCCAGAAATATCCGGGATCTCCTTTGCAAAATCAATTAACAAAGACATTAAAATTATTTTCACAACCGCCTATCGGGATTATGCTGTAGAAGGCTTTGAGTTGCAAGCAGTCGATTACTTATTAAAACCAATTTCTTTTAATCGCTTACTAAAAGCTATTAATAATTATTTTGAAATATACAGCGAAGCAAAACATGAAACAATCCAAAATGTAGATTCTAATGATTTTATGTTTGTTCGGTCTGATAGACGTATGATAAAAATAGATTTTGAGGCTATTATTTTTATTGAAAGTTACAGTGATTATATTAAAATTCATTTAGCAGATAATACTATTGTAACTAGAGAAACCATTAGTGCTATAGAAGCGAAATTACCTGCTAAAAAATTTATTAGAATCCACAGATCTTATATTATCTCTATAAATAACATTGTTTCTTTTACAAATGAAGAAATAGTTATTAATAATAAGTCACTACCAATTAGCAGAAGTTATAAAAAGGAAGTCTTACAAATTTTAGAAAGGTTTTAA